A genomic region of Aureimonas populi contains the following coding sequences:
- a CDS encoding Do family serine endopeptidase has translation MRNILQTKTRRRFTAAALAAGVAGLAFSGGVMTNIAPSLAEPVRVEAPQQSFGFADVVERVSPAVVSVRVRGEEATATFSRNEQFSSPFDNLPEDHPLRRFFDFGNPGAPGGQGVMPRGPRRGEGPRPSMSQGSGFFVSEDGYLVTNNHVVEGGSAYTVILDDGTELSAELVGTDARTDLAVLKVEAENRRFTYVEFADDTSVRVGEWVVAVGNPFGLGGSVTAGIVSARGRDIGAGPYDDFLQIDAAVNRGNSGGPAFNLEGQVIGVNTAIFSPSGGNVGIAFAIPSSTAQSVVQSLREGGTVQRGWLGVQIAPVTEDIAEAVGLDTDRGAIVTLPETDTPAAAAGIQTGDVITRVNGVDVATPRELSRTIAGFRPGSEIEIGLWRDGAEQTVTVTLGDLSSLDDTVAGGRGPGTSVPTDPSSLSGYGLTLTPSEDGEGVVVTDVDPESEAATRGVNPGDVIVAINGTEVASQAEVEEALKGAADTGRRAALFQLRTGDQNRFVALPIAGS, from the coding sequence ATGCGAAACATTCTTCAGACCAAGACCCGGCGGCGCTTCACGGCCGCGGCTCTGGCGGCCGGTGTCGCTGGCCTGGCCTTCAGCGGCGGCGTGATGACCAACATCGCGCCCAGCCTTGCCGAGCCCGTGCGGGTCGAAGCACCCCAGCAGAGCTTCGGCTTTGCCGATGTGGTGGAGCGCGTGTCGCCCGCCGTGGTCTCGGTGCGCGTGCGCGGCGAGGAGGCGACCGCGACCTTCTCGCGCAACGAGCAGTTCTCCAGCCCCTTCGACAACCTTCCGGAAGACCACCCGCTGCGCCGCTTCTTCGACTTCGGCAACCCCGGCGCGCCGGGCGGGCAGGGGGTCATGCCGCGCGGTCCGCGCCGGGGCGAGGGGCCGCGTCCCTCCATGTCGCAGGGCTCGGGCTTCTTCGTCTCCGAGGACGGCTACCTCGTGACCAACAACCACGTGGTGGAAGGCGGCAGCGCCTACACCGTCATCCTGGACGACGGCACGGAGCTTTCGGCCGAGCTGGTGGGCACGGATGCGCGCACCGACCTCGCGGTGCTGAAGGTCGAGGCGGAGAACCGCAGGTTCACTTATGTCGAGTTCGCGGACGACACCTCGGTGCGCGTCGGCGAGTGGGTGGTCGCGGTCGGCAACCCGTTCGGCCTCGGCGGCTCGGTGACGGCGGGCATCGTCTCGGCGCGGGGCCGCGACATCGGCGCCGGCCCCTATGACGACTTCCTCCAGATCGACGCGGCGGTGAATCGGGGCAATTCCGGCGGCCCGGCCTTCAATCTCGAGGGCCAGGTGATCGGCGTCAACACGGCCATCTTCTCGCCCTCGGGCGGCAATGTGGGCATTGCCTTCGCCATTCCGTCCTCCACCGCGCAAAGCGTCGTGCAGTCGCTGCGTGAGGGCGGCACGGTGCAGCGCGGCTGGCTGGGCGTGCAGATCGCGCCCGTGACCGAGGACATCGCGGAGGCCGTGGGCCTCGACACCGACCGGGGCGCCATCGTGACGCTGCCCGAGACCGATACCCCGGCGGCGGCGGCCGGCATCCAGACCGGAGACGTCATCACGCGCGTCAACGGCGTAGATGTCGCCACACCCCGCGAACTCTCGCGCACCATCGCCGGCTTCCGGCCCGGCAGCGAGATCGAGATCGGGCTGTGGCGCGACGGGGCCGAGCAGACCGTGACCGTGACGCTCGGCGACCTCTCCTCGCTCGACGATACGGTGGCCGGTGGCCGCGGCCCCGGCACGAGCGTGCCGACCGACCCGTCCTCGCTCTCGGGCTACGGGCTCACGCTGACGCCCTCCGAGGACGGCGAGGGCGTGGTGGTGACGGATGTGGACCCCGAATCGGAGGCTGCCACGCGCGGCGTCAATCCGGGCGATGTGATCGTGGCGATCAACGGCACGGAGGTCGCTTCGCAGGCCGAGGTGGAGGAGGCGCTGAAGGGCGCGGCCGACACCGGCCGGCGGGCCGCCCTCTTCCAGCTCCGCACGGGCGACCAGAACCGCTTCGTCGCCCTGCCGATCGCCGGTAGCTGA